From the Rhodopirellula bahusiensis genome, one window contains:
- a CDS encoding MotA/TolQ/ExbB proton channel family protein, which translates to MVIAVLWAALLITAVPGQFLSQSASAQDETEPAGATQGMVDAADIQSVMNDEPTQELGSDQPSGIDLLSLIARGGRFMIPIGLMSMLVVTLSVERTLSLRTEKILPRSLVNQISDLAATHETFPPSTAQEICIENPSPAARVISAMLMRTGQPLGDIERTASETLQREADRYAGPVRWLTLAAAATPLMGLLGTVWGMIVAFHESSTLTADRSRSEQLSEGIYTALVTTLAGLAVAIPAAILAQYLENRIAKLFHRIEEMAFTIAPGLVRFIGRSRMDAEGQLRPLDNGAPPPMAIHSPPPVTSS; encoded by the coding sequence TTGGTCATCGCTGTTCTTTGGGCAGCCTTGTTGATCACTGCTGTCCCCGGGCAGTTTCTGTCGCAATCCGCATCGGCTCAGGACGAAACCGAACCCGCGGGTGCCACTCAAGGCATGGTCGATGCGGCCGACATTCAGTCGGTGATGAACGACGAACCAACTCAAGAACTGGGTAGCGACCAACCATCAGGAATTGATCTTCTGTCGCTGATCGCCCGCGGCGGTCGCTTCATGATCCCGATCGGATTGATGAGCATGTTGGTCGTGACGTTGTCGGTTGAACGGACGCTGTCACTTCGCACGGAAAAGATCTTGCCGAGATCGCTTGTCAATCAGATCAGCGATCTTGCCGCGACTCACGAAACGTTTCCACCGAGCACAGCCCAAGAAATCTGCATCGAAAATCCATCACCCGCCGCTCGTGTGATTTCAGCAATGCTGATGCGAACGGGTCAGCCGCTCGGCGACATCGAACGAACCGCCAGTGAAACACTGCAACGTGAAGCGGATCGTTACGCGGGCCCTGTTCGTTGGCTCACACTCGCCGCCGCCGCTACCCCATTGATGGGTCTGCTGGGAACGGTGTGGGGCATGATCGTTGCCTTCCACGAATCCAGCACACTGACGGCGGATCGCAGTCGCAGCGAACAATTGTCAGAAGGAATTTACACGGCACTTGTAACGACGTTGGCCGGGTTGGCGGTTGCGATTCCTGCCGCCATCCTGGCGCAATACCTCGAGAACCGCATCGCGAAACTATTTCATCGGATCGAGGAGATGGCATTCACGATCGCTCCCGGATTGGTGCGGTTTATCGGTCGATCGCGGATGGATGCGGAAGGGCAACTGCGTCCGCTCGACAATGGAGCACCGCCTCCGATGGCCATTCATTCGCCGCCTCCCGTCACCTCTTCGTGA
- a CDS encoding ExbD/TolR family protein: MAVQLKRSNVAGTLSLTPLIDVVFLLLIFFLVTSEFEDEERRLDIVLPSATSAVPMTSKPREVVVDINADGTVFLRGKATPLKELELLLQKAVASNPTNQTVVIRADQNASFQPVVNVMDVCNRTGVSDYSVSTKDGPAG, translated from the coding sequence ATGGCTGTTCAACTCAAACGATCCAACGTTGCTGGAACACTCAGTCTGACCCCACTGATTGACGTGGTTTTTCTGCTGCTGATTTTCTTTTTGGTGACCAGCGAGTTTGAAGACGAGGAACGTCGACTCGACATTGTGCTGCCATCGGCAACTAGCGCCGTTCCGATGACCAGCAAACCTCGCGAGGTCGTGGTCGATATCAATGCGGACGGAACGGTCTTCCTTCGCGGGAAAGCAACCCCGCTGAAAGAACTCGAACTACTGCTTCAGAAAGCTGTCGCGAGCAATCCAACCAATCAAACCGTGGTGATTCGCGCTGACCAGAACGCTAGCTTTCAACCGGTCGTGAATGTCATGGATGTGTGCAACCGCACCGGAGTGAGCGATTACTCGGTTTCCACCAAAGACGGGCCGGCAGGCTGA
- a CDS encoding prenyltransferase/squalene oxidase repeat-containing protein: protein MWPLDVALISLTGLILYMILGYLSFDDPRPLYNAWTYVIAVPLVGMGSAFTLHQIASKYVQKSFQLGFLFSIFVHLLLVVLAVRWVIFPHYFPEAFAGVKPDRSPIRKTVPEYLFQKPDESNAVTPDWSQPVDAETTSQVIPLEQRQMPPVKRSAPRLEVPRPNEEQPREPEKFLMERLQPEMAKPQPSDSPSRLARRRQPTEPVPQSQSAPQAPEIDTAVTPAADQSPAEKSTSAAAKRQRSGATVAMSADMSQMPSQDPAPTPVPTMRAMAESMPTVGSAGLARERSQRQRPTRQSAAGAAPTPPTVSIAKIEVDAERMLTPELSPVQRTSQAVGANVTLSPGESAMAALNDAPTTGQGDLPQAARLATMAGVPEATNQALSRPRSAKRRSVGQRSGSTGPGPDSGAIAAMLADASDDATEGEASDAATDRDLSDDSPSRSSANSTDSSLDELAMTADPVFDLNAPEGPAGLSVERADKAGIVPSDEPVEIAALDLTRGQRQRRDVGGPITPAGLSIAAVEQFSRRVQRTNGGAAPAPAGMVGPATEEAIELGLAFLAASQNEDGSWSLQGHSEDVILQSDTAATGMCLLAFQGAGYTHRQHQYAPVVAKGLKFLTDNQRTNGDLYRRENPLSDQNVAFYSHGIASLAMCEAYGMTQDSELREPAQMCLNYIEATQHKQRGGWRYTPQVSSDTSVTGWMMMALKSGELSGLDVSPDTYAGIDRWLELAKASPTERDRYRYNPFAPDTPAQAHGRRPSPTMTAVGILMRMYSGWSRENEDMQSAADYIAKFPPSIGTSRAPQRDTYYWYYATQVMFHMGGDHWDNWNQYLNPVLIDSQIKRGPEAGSWDPELPVPDRWSAHGGRLYVTAMNLLNLEVYYRHLPIYEETGAQPTP, encoded by the coding sequence ATGTGGCCGCTCGACGTCGCGCTGATTTCGTTGACCGGTTTGATCCTTTACATGATCTTGGGTTATCTCTCGTTTGATGACCCACGACCGTTGTACAACGCATGGACCTATGTGATCGCGGTGCCGTTGGTTGGCATGGGATCGGCATTCACGCTGCACCAAATCGCATCGAAGTACGTTCAGAAGTCGTTTCAACTTGGGTTCTTGTTCAGCATCTTCGTTCACTTGCTGCTGGTTGTGCTGGCGGTTCGCTGGGTGATCTTCCCGCACTACTTTCCCGAAGCCTTTGCGGGGGTCAAACCCGATCGATCGCCGATCCGAAAAACGGTTCCCGAGTACCTGTTTCAAAAGCCAGATGAATCCAATGCGGTGACACCGGATTGGTCACAACCCGTTGACGCGGAAACCACATCGCAGGTCATTCCGCTTGAACAGCGACAGATGCCACCGGTGAAACGATCGGCTCCTCGCTTGGAAGTCCCTCGCCCGAATGAAGAGCAACCTCGCGAGCCGGAAAAGTTCTTGATGGAACGTTTGCAGCCGGAAATGGCCAAGCCTCAGCCATCAGACTCTCCATCGCGTTTGGCTCGCCGGCGACAACCAACCGAACCCGTTCCTCAATCACAATCGGCGCCACAAGCACCCGAAATTGACACCGCGGTGACGCCGGCGGCGGACCAATCGCCGGCCGAGAAGTCGACATCCGCAGCAGCCAAACGTCAGCGCAGCGGCGCGACCGTTGCGATGTCTGCCGACATGTCGCAAATGCCCAGCCAAGACCCCGCACCGACGCCGGTGCCAACGATGCGAGCGATGGCGGAATCCATGCCGACGGTTGGCTCCGCCGGCTTGGCTCGCGAGCGAAGCCAAAGGCAACGCCCCACGCGACAATCCGCTGCCGGGGCTGCCCCCACACCGCCAACGGTCTCGATCGCGAAAATCGAAGTCGACGCCGAACGCATGCTGACGCCGGAGCTTTCACCGGTTCAGCGAACCAGCCAAGCGGTCGGTGCCAACGTGACGCTCTCGCCGGGTGAGTCGGCGATGGCGGCTCTCAACGACGCACCCACGACAGGGCAGGGCGATCTTCCACAGGCCGCGAGATTGGCCACGATGGCCGGAGTTCCAGAGGCCACCAATCAAGCACTCAGTCGACCTCGGTCGGCCAAACGCCGAAGCGTCGGACAGCGAAGCGGATCAACCGGACCAGGCCCCGATTCAGGAGCCATTGCGGCGATGCTGGCAGATGCCTCCGACGATGCGACGGAAGGCGAGGCATCTGACGCCGCAACCGATCGCGACCTCAGTGATGACAGCCCCTCACGCAGCTCGGCCAACTCCACCGATTCCTCCTTGGACGAATTGGCAATGACCGCAGATCCGGTCTTCGACTTGAATGCGCCGGAAGGCCCCGCCGGATTGTCCGTTGAAAGAGCCGACAAAGCTGGCATTGTCCCGTCTGATGAACCCGTCGAAATCGCGGCATTGGACCTCACGCGAGGCCAACGTCAACGACGTGATGTTGGCGGACCGATCACGCCCGCTGGATTGTCGATCGCTGCCGTGGAGCAATTCAGCAGACGCGTCCAACGCACCAACGGAGGCGCCGCACCGGCTCCCGCCGGAATGGTGGGCCCCGCCACCGAAGAGGCAATCGAACTCGGACTCGCGTTTCTTGCCGCCTCGCAAAACGAAGATGGCAGTTGGTCTCTGCAGGGACATAGCGAAGACGTGATCTTGCAATCCGACACCGCCGCGACCGGCATGTGCTTGCTGGCGTTTCAAGGCGCGGGCTACACACACCGCCAACACCAATACGCACCAGTTGTTGCCAAAGGGTTGAAGTTCCTGACAGACAATCAACGCACCAACGGCGATCTCTACCGCCGAGAAAACCCGCTGAGCGATCAGAACGTTGCATTCTATTCTCACGGCATTGCTTCACTCGCGATGTGCGAAGCCTATGGCATGACGCAAGACAGCGAACTTCGTGAACCAGCGCAGATGTGCCTCAACTACATCGAAGCGACCCAACACAAGCAGCGTGGTGGATGGAGGTACACACCGCAGGTCAGCAGCGATACCAGCGTCACCGGATGGATGATGATGGCACTGAAAAGTGGCGAACTGTCCGGACTGGACGTGTCCCCGGACACCTATGCCGGCATCGATCGCTGGTTAGAACTTGCCAAAGCCAGCCCCACGGAACGCGACCGATATCGGTACAACCCATTCGCACCCGACACTCCCGCTCAAGCTCACGGACGACGCCCGTCACCCACGATGACAGCCGTCGGCATCTTGATGCGAATGTATTCGGGATGGAGCCGTGAAAATGAGGACATGCAGTCGGCGGCTGACTACATCGCCAAGTTCCCACCCAGCATTGGGACCAGCCGAGCGCCACAGCGAGACACCTACTACTGGTACTACGCCACTCAAGTCATGTTCCACATGGGCGGCGATCATTGGGACAACTGGAACCAGTATCTCAATCCAGTCCTGATCGACAGCCAGATCAAGCGTGGACCGGAAGCAGGCAGCTGGGACCCCGAATTGCCCGTGCCGGATCGATGGAGTGCCCATGGCGGGCGTTTGTACGTCACCGCCATGAACCTGCTCAATCTTGAAGTCTACTACCGGCATCTGCCGATCTACGAAGAGACCGGCGCTCAACCAACGCCGTGA
- a CDS encoding DEAD/DEAH box helicase: MDPVLNKFEDLGLTGPLLHGLEQAGYETPTPIQAQSIPEILDGNDVLGAAQTGTGKTAAFALPILQIMWEDDQDRPHPSKRRGGRPGRRPIRTLVLSPTRELSAQIEANFRIYGKKTRLRSTVIFGGVNQNPQVRELQSGVDTLVATPGRLLDLCNQGFVDLGDVEILVLDEADHMLDMGFLPDVKRILKLLPYDRQNLLFSATMPGPIRKLADEILNDPVTIQIAPQKPTVERIDQSVCFVAQADKPKLLNHFVESKAIGSTLVFTRTKHGADAVARRLVKAGVKAAAIHGNKTQANRVRTLNKFKNDELDVLVATDVAARGIDIDGIQTVINYDTPNTPEAYVHRIGRTGRAGREGETVMFCGGHETKFFIAIEREIKLQIPVASGLPGCQPRPLQDPGSSDKSKSRSGGRSGGGGRSGGGRSRSASAQGGSGGGGGSKPGGRRRRGRAEGSVSGRGSTVGRKSAGSEAGKSGGSKNSRGRGGRPSSR; this comes from the coding sequence TTGGACCCTGTTTTGAACAAATTTGAAGATTTAGGGCTGACTGGCCCTTTGCTGCACGGCCTCGAGCAAGCCGGCTACGAAACCCCGACCCCCATTCAAGCTCAATCGATCCCTGAAATTCTCGATGGCAACGACGTTCTCGGTGCCGCACAAACCGGCACGGGAAAGACCGCCGCGTTTGCATTGCCGATCCTGCAGATCATGTGGGAAGACGATCAGGACCGTCCTCACCCGTCGAAACGTCGTGGCGGACGCCCGGGTCGCCGGCCCATCCGCACGCTGGTGCTTTCGCCGACCCGTGAACTGTCGGCGCAGATCGAAGCGAATTTCCGGATCTATGGCAAGAAAACTCGCCTGCGAAGCACCGTCATTTTCGGAGGTGTCAACCAAAACCCGCAGGTTCGCGAATTGCAATCTGGAGTCGACACTCTGGTTGCCACGCCCGGCCGACTGCTGGACTTGTGCAACCAAGGTTTCGTCGATTTAGGTGACGTGGAGATCCTGGTTCTCGACGAAGCCGATCACATGCTCGACATGGGGTTTTTGCCCGACGTCAAACGCATCCTGAAACTGCTGCCTTACGATCGACAAAACCTGTTGTTTTCGGCGACGATGCCGGGACCCATTCGCAAATTGGCTGACGAGATTCTGAACGATCCGGTCACGATCCAAATTGCACCGCAGAAGCCAACCGTCGAACGAATCGACCAGTCGGTCTGTTTTGTCGCTCAAGCTGACAAACCGAAGTTGCTCAATCACTTCGTCGAAAGCAAGGCCATCGGTTCGACGTTGGTTTTCACTCGTACCAAGCACGGTGCTGACGCGGTCGCACGACGATTGGTCAAAGCCGGTGTAAAGGCGGCTGCGATTCACGGCAACAAAACGCAAGCCAACCGTGTTCGGACTTTGAACAAGTTCAAAAACGATGAACTGGATGTGTTGGTGGCAACTGATGTGGCCGCTCGCGGCATCGACATCGATGGCATCCAAACGGTGATCAACTACGACACGCCCAATACCCCCGAAGCCTACGTGCACCGCATCGGTCGAACGGGCCGGGCGGGCCGCGAAGGCGAGACCGTGATGTTCTGTGGCGGTCACGAGACCAAGTTCTTCATCGCGATTGAACGCGAAATCAAATTGCAGATTCCCGTTGCTTCGGGACTGCCTGGATGTCAGCCGCGACCGCTTCAGGACCCTGGCTCGAGCGATAAGTCGAAGTCTCGTTCCGGTGGTCGATCCGGCGGCGGAGGACGAAGCGGCGGTGGTCGTTCCCGTTCCGCTTCCGCTCAAGGTGGCTCGGGTGGCGGAGGAGGATCCAAGCCAGGTGGTCGTCGCCGTCGTGGACGCGCCGAAGGCAGCGTCAGCGGCCGTGGCAGCACCGTCGGACGCAAGTCGGCCGGCAGCGAAGCGGGTAAGTCCGGCGGTTCGAAGAACAGCCGTGGACGCGGTGGACGACCTTCGTCGCGCTGA
- a CDS encoding multiheme c-type cytochrome, with amino-acid sequence MSPVTRHCLMHWLWLSMAVAFIASSSVGCGQRPAVEREGASTSNWQDLLSSQATTLHDSEASNEWVTRPTDTIGSDACMECHPKQADAFKQTTHAQSMRRIQREELPLGGDFVDSESRRFYEAEMTDDGMQHRESIFGADGELIARNSIDLVYEIGSGAHAHTYLGKRDGYWIESPLTWYEQANQWGLSPGFDGEDSAMFDRAITTTCVFCHAGEVQADKVQSSQFSITHASIGCERCHGSGAQHVADQRSDQNLSLSELNIVHPGKIARENREAICSQCHLQGIVSSSSSDFDRWDFQPGELLSEHVTEFQLDEGEESFRIVGHTEQLHQSECYLQTEVLSCVTCHHPHPVSDQAVVYRDLCIGCHASSSSCDVPLSVRIETQQDQCQTCHMPKRPTDVTHAALHDHRIAVHDESYLLAELSIPESDSVPKSKKPRLVAISATDHLTKTERDRRRLLAFHSLASSGGLPGSMKDDFKIAQRELVELFKSGVNDASVRTTLANSYFAAGSWATAERLARSVVETEVAGSHASIGAMDVLARVALKRQDNEAARSSYQELTEMRRVSGDHFMLGVCELNANRIEPAIVAFEQALRIDSTLIVAHEYLAQIFQAENRMDRSRLHQQAARRLRGLSQN; translated from the coding sequence ATGTCACCTGTAACACGGCACTGTTTAATGCACTGGCTTTGGTTGTCGATGGCTGTGGCTTTCATCGCCAGCAGCAGTGTCGGTTGCGGGCAGAGGCCTGCGGTGGAACGAGAAGGGGCATCGACGTCGAATTGGCAAGATTTGTTGTCGTCTCAAGCGACCACGCTCCACGATTCGGAAGCGTCCAATGAATGGGTGACGCGACCCACCGACACGATCGGCTCGGATGCTTGTATGGAATGTCACCCCAAGCAGGCGGATGCTTTCAAACAAACCACGCACGCTCAATCGATGCGGCGAATCCAGCGTGAGGAGCTTCCTTTGGGCGGAGACTTTGTCGACAGCGAATCTCGGCGGTTTTACGAAGCGGAAATGACCGACGATGGAATGCAGCACCGAGAGTCGATTTTTGGGGCTGATGGAGAACTGATTGCTCGGAACTCAATCGATTTGGTGTATGAGATTGGGTCTGGTGCCCACGCACACACCTACCTTGGGAAACGAGACGGCTATTGGATTGAATCCCCACTGACTTGGTATGAACAAGCAAATCAGTGGGGGCTTTCACCTGGATTCGATGGGGAGGATTCAGCGATGTTTGATCGAGCGATCACGACCACCTGTGTGTTTTGTCATGCTGGAGAAGTGCAAGCTGATAAGGTTCAGTCAAGTCAATTTTCAATCACTCACGCCAGCATTGGATGCGAACGCTGCCACGGATCCGGTGCGCAGCATGTTGCCGATCAAAGAAGCGACCAAAACCTCTCGCTATCAGAGCTGAACATCGTTCATCCCGGAAAAATTGCTCGGGAAAATCGCGAGGCAATCTGCAGTCAATGTCATTTGCAAGGGATCGTTTCAAGCTCGTCAAGCGACTTTGATCGCTGGGATTTCCAACCCGGTGAATTGCTCTCAGAGCATGTCACTGAGTTTCAACTTGATGAGGGTGAAGAGAGTTTTCGAATCGTTGGCCATACCGAGCAGTTGCATCAAAGTGAATGCTACCTGCAAACGGAGGTGCTGTCCTGTGTGACATGCCACCATCCTCACCCGGTCTCCGACCAAGCCGTCGTGTACCGGGATCTCTGTATCGGATGCCACGCGTCCTCTTCCTCGTGCGACGTGCCGCTTTCGGTTCGAATCGAAACACAGCAGGATCAGTGTCAAACATGCCACATGCCCAAACGACCAACCGACGTCACGCATGCCGCGCTGCACGACCATCGAATCGCGGTTCACGATGAATCCTACCTGCTCGCAGAGCTTTCGATTCCAGAGTCAGACTCCGTACCGAAATCCAAAAAGCCCCGCTTGGTGGCGATTTCGGCAACCGACCACCTGACGAAAACCGAGCGTGACCGCCGTCGGCTATTGGCCTTTCACTCGCTCGCGAGTAGCGGCGGGTTGCCAGGGTCGATGAAGGATGATTTCAAAATTGCGCAGCGGGAGTTGGTCGAACTGTTCAAGTCGGGTGTCAACGATGCAAGTGTTCGGACGACACTCGCAAATTCCTATTTTGCCGCGGGGAGCTGGGCGACTGCGGAAAGGTTGGCTCGATCCGTGGTTGAAACGGAGGTGGCTGGGTCGCACGCTTCTATCGGTGCGATGGATGTGCTGGCACGGGTTGCACTGAAGCGACAGGACAACGAAGCGGCGAGGTCCTCATACCAAGAGCTGACTGAGATGCGTCGAGTTTCTGGTGACCACTTCATGCTTGGGGTTTGTGAACTCAACGCCAATCGGATCGAACCAGCGATTGTTGCGTTTGAGCAGGCACTTCGAATTGACTCGACGCTCATTGTCGCTCATGAGTACCTCGCTCAGATATTCCAGGCGGAGAACCGGATGGATCGCAGTCGGTTGCACCAGCAAGCTGCTCGACGGCTGCGCGGCCTTTCGCAGAATTAA
- a CDS encoding FG-GAP-like repeat-containing protein — MSLQEAQKLQGGRHAPQVWQTCWGTVAICLAWICAAIGCQPNVSPPDAPIRVKDKAATSESLQPEVSSFRKTEQQNTQSDQLDRQDALDELNRILSGSGGRDAERDSGKAVVEIVEMSLDRFPDDSEVLYFSALVQSHRLGLVDEAIQTLRRIDLDESEVGPAALGMQSDWLAQTGHYEEAIAGYRRLLDRFPEATEAHRQLAALLNRLGRRHEAARYLRNLVRLGDVRQAELASLLSIQDPSLTSAGNGSQQSSEDLSGWVGAIAQAHRLMASHEPHLAVDSLASWIDESETHSSNGSGWNAALALLGRAAVDANDMESLRLWWEHVNQDQLLWADHWFALSRLVNDQLRDTELAVPLMIEAIHRDPTDRVALGLLANWMNQMQRHDVERETTQRMERLKRTVILGNQIGSLGTSSPQDGSEQMMQLAEHLDQLGRGLEANAWRMIAVMQGPAVDTASVKALQERFQVLRKTDTGFPSVSETTFGLRSVDPLATHRHAMERLSGVIEKAGLAGPSKQVEGDPAADSKASVRFVDRARDWKVDFRYRNADPPRPQDLSIFQQFGGAVCAIDFDRDGWVDLFMGQGGCHPSDATTTEVNEESSNRLYRSLAVAYQDCSELASVEDHRFTLAVAEGDLNQDGWPDLLISNFGNNACLINNADGTFSRTDVPAWNSGPDWSSGCAVADLTGNGIPDVVEIRYLDDPRVFETVPTNEHGRAIDYRGPESYQDAGDVLYVRSPIGQWDARTLGREEGAAPSLGVVVGDFDNQTGNEIFIANDTQPNRFWKRGSGIVGEGVADPEPDQWNDFAKLRGCAFSSLGGSGASMGIATADFDQNGRIDFHVTNFLNEPAHLYLQRADGFFSDRVTASGLAADSIPVLGFGTVAADFDNDGDEDIAVLNGHIENLEYRGMPHKMPAQLFVQESTQFERLEIDEEWAKPTIGRGLIRTDLNRDGLVDMVASFQDRPVALLENQTIGHPQRDWLSVQLVGVESERSAVGARLSVKYDGGQQFRWLTSGGGYACQDERTLFLGGIPEGMAVELNVDWPSGRQETIRNVETNQVVLVVEGQAKLTKLP; from the coding sequence GTGAGTTTGCAGGAAGCTCAGAAACTACAAGGCGGTCGTCACGCCCCGCAGGTGTGGCAAACGTGCTGGGGAACCGTCGCGATTTGTCTCGCGTGGATTTGTGCTGCAATCGGATGCCAGCCAAACGTCTCACCACCGGACGCCCCGATCCGGGTCAAGGACAAGGCAGCGACATCGGAGAGTTTGCAGCCCGAGGTTTCGTCTTTCAGGAAGACCGAACAACAGAACACCCAATCCGACCAGCTTGATCGCCAGGACGCTTTGGACGAATTGAATCGAATCTTAAGCGGTTCAGGGGGCCGCGACGCGGAACGGGATTCAGGCAAGGCTGTGGTTGAAATCGTCGAGATGTCGCTGGATCGGTTTCCAGACGATTCGGAGGTTTTGTATTTTTCCGCACTGGTTCAATCTCATCGGCTGGGGCTCGTTGACGAAGCGATCCAGACTCTGCGGCGAATCGATCTGGATGAATCGGAAGTGGGACCGGCGGCATTGGGAATGCAGTCAGATTGGCTCGCTCAAACAGGGCATTATGAGGAGGCGATTGCCGGTTATCGACGGCTGCTGGATCGCTTTCCTGAGGCGACCGAGGCACACCGTCAGTTGGCGGCCTTGTTGAACCGGTTGGGCCGGCGTCACGAAGCCGCCCGGTACCTTCGCAATCTGGTGCGTTTGGGGGACGTTCGACAGGCTGAGCTTGCTTCTTTGCTTTCCATTCAAGATCCATCGCTGACCTCCGCAGGGAACGGAAGCCAGCAGTCCAGTGAAGACCTTTCGGGGTGGGTTGGGGCTATCGCCCAGGCACATCGTCTGATGGCGTCACACGAGCCACACCTGGCGGTTGATTCGCTGGCGAGTTGGATCGATGAATCAGAAACACATTCTTCCAACGGGTCAGGATGGAATGCCGCCTTGGCACTGCTTGGACGCGCTGCCGTGGACGCGAACGACATGGAAAGTCTCCGCTTGTGGTGGGAGCACGTCAACCAAGATCAGCTTCTTTGGGCGGATCATTGGTTTGCATTGAGCAGACTCGTCAATGATCAATTGCGTGACACGGAATTGGCAGTTCCGTTGATGATTGAAGCGATTCATCGTGATCCAACCGATCGAGTCGCGCTCGGGTTGCTCGCGAACTGGATGAACCAAATGCAGAGGCATGATGTTGAGAGAGAGACCACGCAGCGAATGGAACGGCTGAAGAGAACCGTGATTCTGGGCAATCAAATTGGAAGTCTGGGGACGAGCTCCCCGCAGGATGGTTCTGAGCAAATGATGCAACTTGCTGAGCACTTAGATCAGCTCGGGCGAGGTCTGGAGGCGAATGCGTGGCGGATGATCGCGGTGATGCAGGGGCCCGCTGTTGATACGGCAAGTGTGAAAGCTCTTCAGGAGCGATTTCAAGTCTTGCGGAAAACGGACACTGGTTTTCCGTCGGTCAGTGAAACGACGTTTGGACTGCGAAGTGTTGATCCGCTTGCAACCCATCGACATGCGATGGAAAGACTTTCGGGCGTCATCGAAAAGGCTGGCCTCGCTGGGCCTAGCAAGCAGGTCGAGGGAGATCCTGCGGCCGATTCAAAAGCGAGCGTTCGGTTTGTTGATCGAGCACGCGATTGGAAGGTTGATTTCCGATACCGAAATGCTGACCCGCCCCGTCCGCAAGATTTGAGTATCTTTCAACAATTCGGCGGCGCTGTTTGTGCGATCGATTTTGATCGCGATGGATGGGTTGATTTGTTCATGGGACAGGGAGGCTGTCATCCAAGCGATGCAACCACGACCGAGGTGAATGAGGAATCGTCGAATCGTCTCTATCGGTCGCTGGCTGTTGCTTATCAAGACTGCTCTGAACTCGCGTCGGTCGAGGATCACCGGTTCACATTGGCGGTTGCAGAAGGCGATTTGAATCAGGATGGATGGCCGGATTTATTGATTAGCAATTTCGGAAACAATGCATGCTTGATCAACAACGCCGATGGGACTTTCTCACGCACAGACGTTCCTGCTTGGAACAGTGGTCCGGATTGGTCCTCTGGTTGTGCGGTTGCAGACCTAACCGGGAATGGAATCCCTGATGTTGTTGAAATTCGCTATTTGGATGACCCTCGCGTTTTTGAGACTGTGCCAACGAACGAGCATGGCCGCGCGATCGATTACCGTGGACCCGAGTCTTACCAGGACGCGGGAGACGTTCTGTATGTGCGGTCACCCATCGGGCAGTGGGACGCCCGAACACTGGGGCGTGAAGAAGGTGCTGCTCCCAGCTTGGGAGTGGTGGTCGGCGACTTTGACAATCAAACAGGCAATGAGATTTTTATTGCCAATGACACGCAGCCCAATCGATTTTGGAAACGCGGTTCTGGGATCGTCGGTGAGGGTGTCGCCGACCCCGAACCAGATCAGTGGAACGATTTCGCGAAGCTTCGTGGGTGTGCGTTCTCTTCGCTCGGTGGCAGCGGCGCTTCCATGGGAATCGCGACCGCAGACTTTGATCAAAACGGCCGGATTGACTTTCATGTCACCAACTTTCTCAATGAACCTGCTCACCTGTACTTGCAGAGAGCAGACGGCTTTTTCAGTGACCGTGTGACCGCAAGTGGGCTTGCGGCCGACAGCATTCCCGTGCTCGGCTTTGGGACGGTCGCAGCTGATTTTGACAATGATGGGGATGAGGACATCGCGGTGCTCAATGGGCACATCGAGAATCTAGAGTATCGGGGAATGCCTCATAAAATGCCTGCCCAATTGTTTGTTCAAGAATCCACCCAGTTTGAAAGGTTGGAGATTGACGAAGAATGGGCGAAGCCCACGATTGGGAGAGGGCTCATACGAACGGATCTGAATCGCGATGGGTTGGTCGACATGGTCGCGTCTTTTCAGGACCGTCCCGTTGCGCTCCTTGAGAATCAAACGATTGGTCATCCTCAACGTGACTGGTTGAGTGTGCAATTGGTCGGTGTCGAAAGCGAGCGATCTGCCGTCGGTGCGAGGCTCTCTGTCAAGTATGACGGGGGGCAACAATTTCGGTGGCTGACGAGCGGTGGTGGATACGCATGCCAAGACGAGCGAACCCTCTTTCTTGGCGGGATTCCCGAAGGAATGGCCGTTGAGTTGAACGTCGACTGGCCATCGGGACGGCAAGAGACGATCAGGAATGTGGAAACCAATCAGGTTGTGCTTGTCGTCGAAGGGCAAGCGAAGTTGACGAAGCTCCCGTGA